Proteins encoded in a region of the Cyclopterus lumpus isolate fCycLum1 chromosome 23, fCycLum1.pri, whole genome shotgun sequence genome:
- the bik gene encoding bcl-2-interacting killer, whose amino-acid sequence MVEQTRRPRRIVSLQAGPGEVGTDALLDVNLRINDRAAQDFGRQLAVIGDQLDWEWTGRPPNWLPNALHMLRPARALTRTIYRDIHSQLWGFQGPSAAVKACIASTAPGLGILRAAAWATWESSLKPVTCTGWTRALVTVALVAAVTMFGGLWVEWKA is encoded by the exons ATGGTGGAACAAACGAGACGGCCGAGGCGCATCGTCTCCCTCCAGGCTGGACCTGGTGAGGTGGGCACCGACGCCCTGTTGGACGTGAACCTCAG gataaACGACAGAGCTGCACAGGACTTTGGGCGACAGTTGGCCGTTATCGGAGATCAGCTGGACTGGGAGTGGACCGGCAGACCACCAAACTGGCTCCCGAACGCTCTTCACATGCTGAGACCCGCTCGGGCGCTGACGAGGACCATATATCG AGACATCCACAGTCAGTTGTGGGGCTTCCAGGGCCCGTCTGCTGCGGTGAAGGCCTGCATAGCGAGCACTGCGCCCGGGCTGGGGATCCTCAGAGCGGCCGCCTGGGCAACCTGG GAGTCCAGTTTGAAACCAGTAACCTGCACTGGCTGGACCAGAGCACTGGTGACTGTGGCACTGGTGGCTGCAGTGACCATGTTTGGTGGACTCTGGGTGGAATGGAAAgcctaa